Proteins encoded by one window of Sporocytophaga myxococcoides:
- a CDS encoding transposase produces the protein MAGDRYFISDQYVPYYITCTVIKWIDLFTRRDYRDVIVDSLNHCCKEKSITIYAWVIMSNHMHLVAQASIF, from the coding sequence ATGGCAGGAGACAGATATTTTATTTCTGATCAGTATGTTCCATATTATATTACTTGTACAGTAATAAAATGGATAGATTTATTTACCAGAAGAGATTACCGGGATGTTATTGTTGATTCGCTAAATCATTGTTGCAAAGAAAAGAGCATTACAATTTACGCATGGGTGATTATGAGCAATCACATGCATCTTGTTGCTCAAGCATCGATTTTTTGA
- a CDS encoding toxin-antitoxin system YwqK family antitoxin, which produces MNKALSGLLGIFIFFSCSKPVPLEQISFKNGECYLGETKFTGTASGRTSSIKNIFMLFPMSVFSDSIMLEFDDGTLTDLTGYINGGKILEIVSEKDNEDVFTEVRNYNPMKYFPDRKTYEATLKNGRLHGKQIYYYPKNGFTFFDKVKSEQEFVEGVEDGSYTVWYENGDKKAEGQYTKGYMHGTFYTYFDQDEVVQKKSIYNKNRLIEQYVYSFNNVLLSDYKDGKETIYPVNGEVVTIRNGRKIISMYKNGVKDGVEKEMYSNGELCAETYYKANEKHGSHKVYYESGELNTEETYANGKLNGLSTKWNKGGQKSREYNYVDDRYDGVIKEWYADGKMWKEIAYTNGIKNGSEKSWYKNGQPAKENVYAMGKITKCMEWYDDGKKWKESIEETLENGDVVLHYESWYTNGNKAEKYQRYNGQKHGYYEKWYSNGQKSTEIPYEHGRRVGPELNWSKSGEQL; this is translated from the coding sequence ATGAACAAAGCGTTATCAGGTCTTTTAGGTATTTTTATCTTTTTTAGTTGCTCCAAGCCAGTTCCTCTAGAGCAGATTTCATTTAAGAATGGTGAATGTTATCTCGGAGAAACAAAATTTACAGGTACTGCCAGTGGCCGCACCAGTTCAATTAAAAATATTTTTATGTTGTTCCCGATGTCTGTTTTTTCCGATTCAATTATGCTTGAGTTCGATGATGGTACTTTGACTGATTTGACAGGTTATATCAACGGTGGGAAAATTCTTGAAATAGTAAGTGAAAAAGATAACGAAGATGTTTTCACGGAAGTAAGAAATTATAACCCAATGAAATATTTTCCTGACAGGAAAACTTATGAAGCGACACTTAAAAATGGACGTTTACATGGCAAACAGATTTATTATTATCCTAAAAATGGATTTACTTTTTTTGATAAAGTAAAATCTGAACAGGAATTTGTCGAAGGTGTTGAGGACGGAAGCTATACTGTGTGGTATGAAAATGGTGATAAAAAAGCAGAGGGACAGTATACTAAAGGTTATATGCATGGAACATTTTATACTTATTTCGATCAGGATGAAGTCGTACAAAAGAAAAGCATTTACAATAAGAATAGGCTAATTGAGCAGTATGTATATAGCTTTAATAATGTCCTTCTTTCTGATTATAAAGATGGTAAAGAAACTATATATCCTGTGAATGGTGAAGTTGTTACAATCAGAAATGGTAGAAAGATTATCTCCATGTATAAGAACGGAGTTAAAGATGGTGTTGAAAAAGAAATGTACAGCAACGGGGAGTTATGTGCAGAAACCTATTATAAGGCAAATGAAAAACACGGAAGTCATAAGGTGTATTATGAATCCGGAGAACTCAATACGGAGGAAACTTATGCTAATGGTAAATTAAACGGCCTTTCAACAAAGTGGAACAAGGGAGGTCAGAAAAGCAGAGAATATAATTATGTGGATGATCGGTATGATGGAGTTATAAAGGAGTGGTATGCGGATGGTAAGATGTGGAAAGAGATAGCTTATACAAATGGAATCAAAAACGGAAGTGAAAAGTCGTGGTATAAAAACGGTCAGCCTGCTAAAGAAAATGTTTATGCAATGGGTAAAATTACCAAGTGTATGGAATGGTATGATGATGGGAAAAAGTGGAAAGAGAGCATTGAGGAAACATTGGAAAATGGAGATGTTGTCCTTCATTATGAGTCCTGGTATACCAATGGTAATAAAGCAGAAAAGTATCAAAGATACAACGGTCAGAAGCATGGCTATTATGAGAAATGGTATTCTAACGGACAAAAAAGTACTGAAATCCCCTATGAACATGGGCGCAGAGTGGGACCGGAACTGAACTGGAGTAAAAGCGGAGAACAGTTGTAA
- a CDS encoding LamG-like jellyroll fold domain-containing protein, with protein MRKILLVILVLFNFSLVKAEDKLVAYYPFTGNVNDASGNGNNGTSYGATLTTDRCGRKNGAYHFNGSSYISLPTKDFINSNYTYAMWVSFDNLNSVASLLNIGAKGGDQAIQVVPNGAGWAGGGYNTNGTLTGAIPGKYPSANRWYHVILTRNDSTARLYIDGQLEATGSTNNSSPSYASAPYYAMLGVRGFENIQFLTGKLDEVRIYNYALSTDEIADLYNSYECNKLVAYYPFTGNASDASGNGNDGTSYGATLTTDRCGKANSAYHFNGSSYISLPTKDFINPNYTYAMWVSFDNLNSVTSLLNIGAKGGDQAIQVVPNGAGWAGGGYNINGTLTGAIPGKYPSANRWYHVILTRDDSSAKLYIDGQLEAIGSTNNSSPSYASAPYYAMLGVRGFENIQFLTGKLDEVRIYNYALSMAEIAELYNSYECNSNKLVAYYPFTGNVNDASGNGNDGTSHGATFATDRCGNENSAFHFGGSSNISLPTKGLINSNYTYAMWVSFDNLNTVLSLLTGAITGKYPSANKWYHVVLTGDDSGAKFYIDGKLEAEGSFNNLSSGYASILYYAVIGATDFEYMQFLSGKLDELRIYNYSLSAAEVKDLYNSYSCNGNVITSINGQSLEENLFEVYPNPADSKFFVKYDKNSLTASKITVTNAIGKTVCTIEDAETMQNLEIQLSEQPSGIYFVSIKTVEGATITKRLLLK; from the coding sequence ATGAGAAAAATATTACTGGTTATTTTAGTTTTATTCAATTTTTCATTAGTTAAAGCTGAGGATAAGCTTGTTGCTTATTATCCATTTACGGGAAATGTCAATGATGCCTCAGGGAATGGTAACAATGGAACATCTTATGGGGCAACTTTAACTACCGACAGATGTGGTAGAAAAAACGGCGCCTATCATTTTAATGGTTCATCCTATATTTCACTTCCTACTAAAGATTTTATTAACTCAAATTATACCTATGCCATGTGGGTGTCTTTTGATAATCTTAATTCTGTAGCATCACTTCTTAACATTGGAGCAAAAGGTGGAGATCAGGCAATTCAAGTAGTTCCTAATGGGGCAGGATGGGCAGGAGGGGGCTATAATACAAATGGTACCCTTACCGGGGCGATACCGGGAAAATATCCGTCAGCAAACAGATGGTATCATGTGATTTTGACAAGAAATGATTCTACCGCAAGGTTATACATTGATGGACAGCTGGAAGCGACAGGTTCTACTAATAACTCATCTCCGAGTTATGCTTCAGCGCCATATTATGCAATGTTAGGAGTCCGAGGCTTTGAGAATATACAATTCTTAACCGGCAAATTAGATGAGGTAAGAATCTACAATTACGCTCTAAGTACGGATGAAATAGCTGACCTGTATAATTCCTATGAATGTAATAAGCTGGTTGCCTATTATCCATTTACAGGAAATGCCAGCGACGCCTCAGGGAATGGCAACGATGGAACATCCTATGGAGCTACTTTAACCACCGACAGATGTGGTAAAGCAAACAGCGCCTATCATTTTAATGGTTCATCCTATATTTCTCTTCCTACTAAGGATTTTATTAATCCAAATTATACCTATGCCATGTGGGTATCTTTTGATAATCTAAATTCTGTAACATCACTTTTAAACATTGGAGCAAAAGGTGGAGATCAGGCAATTCAAGTAGTTCCTAACGGTGCAGGATGGGCAGGAGGTGGCTATAATATAAATGGTACCCTCACCGGGGCGATACCGGGAAAATATCCGTCAGCAAACAGATGGTATCATGTGATATTGACAAGAGATGATTCCAGTGCAAAGTTATACATAGATGGACAACTGGAAGCGATAGGTTCTACTAATAACTCATCTCCGAGTTATGCGTCAGCGCCATACTATGCAATGCTAGGAGTCAGAGGCTTTGAGAATATACAATTTTTAACCGGAAAATTAGATGAGGTAAGAATCTACAATTACGCTCTAAGTATGGCTGAAATAGCTGAGCTTTATAATTCCTATGAATGTAATAGTAATAAGCTAGTTGCCTATTATCCATTTACAGGAAATGTTAATGACGCCTCAGGGAATGGTAATGATGGAACATCTCATGGAGCTACATTTGCCACAGACAGATGTGGTAATGAAAATAGTGCTTTTCATTTTGGCGGTTCATCCAATATTTCACTTCCTACTAAAGGATTGATTAATTCAAATTATACCTATGCCATGTGGGTGTCTTTTGATAATCTTAATACTGTATTATCATTGCTCACTGGGGCAATAACAGGAAAATATCCGTCAGCAAACAAATGGTATCATGTGGTATTGACAGGAGATGATTCAGGTGCAAAGTTTTACATAGATGGCAAACTGGAGGCGGAAGGTTCTTTTAATAATTTATCGTCCGGTTATGCTTCAATACTATACTATGCAGTGATTGGAGCTACAGACTTTGAATATATGCAATTTTTAAGCGGAAAGTTAGATGAGTTGAGGATTTACAATTATTCGCTTAGTGCAGCAGAAGTGAAGGATTTATATAATTCTTATTCATGTAATGGTAATGTAATTACGTCCATTAATGGTCAAAGTTTAGAAGAGAATTTGTTTGAAGTTTATCCTAATCCTGCAGATAGTAAGTTTTTTGTGAAGTATGATAAAAATAGTTTAACTGCATCGAAGATTACAGTTACTAATGCAATTGGAAAGACTGTATGTACAATTGAAGATGCTGAGACAATGCAGAATTTGGAAATTCAATTAAGTGAACAACCTTCCGGAATCTATTTTGTCTCTATTAAAACGGTTGAAGGAGCTACTATTACCAAACGTTTGCTATTGAAATAG